The Clostridioides difficile genome has a segment encoding these proteins:
- a CDS encoding endonuclease/exonuclease/phosphatase family protein: MKIVTYNIHKGMDSNNKLTLPKMGMYLKKLNCDVICLQEVLYPQFLALKTVLNMDGVFATNVKKVSMIYGICTFTKLKMLNNNHFFLTSKKEQRGALCITVDDYGRIINVINTHLGLDREERAKQLDEIIDYRNRLVGEVVLCGDFNEKNISLDMFNDMAVCLNKSHLATFEKSNSRIDYIFVDKKNELKGYIVDKIYLSDHYPVIGYI; encoded by the coding sequence ATGAAAATAGTGACCTACAATATTCATAAAGGTATGGATTCAAATAATAAATTGACATTACCTAAAATGGGAATGTATTTAAAAAAATTAAATTGTGATGTGATTTGTTTGCAGGAAGTACTATATCCTCAATTTTTGGCTTTAAAGACTGTTTTAAATATGGATGGCGTATTTGCCACAAATGTAAAAAAGGTAAGTATGATATATGGAATTTGTACATTTACAAAATTAAAAATGCTAAACAATAATCATTTTTTTTTAACTAGTAAAAAAGAGCAACGAGGAGCACTTTGTATAACTGTAGATGATTATGGAAGAATTATAAACGTTATAAACACCCACTTAGGTTTAGATAGAGAAGAGAGAGCAAAGCAACTGGATGAAATAATAGACTACAGAAATAGATTAGTAGGAGAGGTTGTTTTATGTGGTGATTTCAATGAAAAAAATATATCTTTAGATATGTTCAATGATATGGCTGTTTGTCTAAATAAATCTCACTTAGCAACCTTTGAAAAGTCAAACTCTAGGATAGATTATATTTTTGTTGATAAAAAAAATGAGCTAAAAGGATATATAGTAGATAAAATTTATTTATCAGACCATTATCCAGTAATAGGATATATTTAA
- the hydG gene encoding [FeFe] hydrogenase H-cluster radical SAM maturase HydG produces MFIKHELINSLLEDAKNSTSDDIEKVLDKADRREKLSYKDIAILLEVEDKKQLDRLFSIAGQIKNEIYGNRVVLFAPLYVSNYCVNECVYCGFNTCNKFKRKKLSMDEIREEVKILEKMGHKRLALEAGEDPKNCDINYILDCLDAIYSTYNKNGNIRRVNVNIAATNVEEYKLLKEKGIGTYILFQETYHKPTFIKMHGQSIKNDYYYHLTAFDRAMEAGVDDVGAGVLFGLADPKFEVLGLMMHNEHLEEKFGVGFHTISFPRLKKAEGMSLENFPHLVSDDMFKKIVAITRLAVPFTGIIMSTRETAEMRNELLKYGVSQVSAGSLTGVGGYKAYEDGDNTDQFEVGDHRSPVEVLKELITNGYIPSYCTACYRKGRTGDRFMSLAKSRQIHNVCTPNALTTLNEFLIDYGDEELKAMGKKLITEEIAKIEREDIRNIVSNNMTALERGERDLYL; encoded by the coding sequence ATGTTCATAAAACATGAACTTATTAATTCTTTATTAGAGGATGCAAAAAATTCAACTTCTGATGATATTGAAAAAGTACTTGATAAGGCTGATAGAAGAGAAAAACTTAGCTACAAAGATATAGCTATACTTCTTGAAGTAGAAGATAAAAAACAACTTGATAGGTTATTTAGTATAGCTGGGCAAATAAAAAATGAAATATATGGTAATAGAGTGGTTTTATTTGCCCCTCTCTATGTATCAAACTACTGTGTAAATGAATGTGTTTACTGTGGTTTTAATACATGTAATAAATTTAAAAGAAAAAAACTCTCTATGGACGAAATAAGAGAAGAAGTTAAAATACTTGAAAAAATGGGTCATAAAAGACTTGCTTTAGAAGCTGGTGAAGACCCTAAAAATTGTGATATAAATTATATATTGGACTGTTTAGATGCAATTTATTCAACATATAATAAAAATGGTAACATAAGAAGGGTAAACGTTAACATAGCAGCTACTAATGTAGAAGAATATAAACTACTAAAAGAAAAAGGAATTGGAACTTATATACTATTCCAAGAAACTTACCATAAGCCAACATTTATAAAGATGCATGGTCAATCTATAAAAAATGACTACTACTACCATTTAACAGCTTTTGATAGAGCCATGGAGGCTGGTGTTGATGATGTTGGTGCAGGAGTTTTATTTGGTCTAGCAGACCCTAAATTTGAAGTTTTGGGACTTATGATGCATAATGAACACCTAGAAGAAAAATTTGGTGTAGGATTCCATACCATATCTTTCCCTAGATTAAAAAAGGCTGAGGGTATGAGTTTAGAAAACTTCCCTCATTTAGTTTCTGATGATATGTTTAAAAAAATCGTGGCTATAACTAGATTAGCTGTTCCTTTTACTGGAATTATAATGTCTACTAGAGAAACGGCTGAAATGAGAAATGAATTACTAAAATATGGTGTATCACAAGTTAGTGCAGGTTCTCTAACAGGTGTTGGTGGATATAAAGCATATGAAGATGGTGACAATACAGATCAATTCGAGGTTGGAGACCACAGAAGCCCTGTAGAGGTACTTAAGGAACTAATCACTAATGGATATATACCTAGTTACTGTACAGCCTGTTATCGAAAAGGTAGAACTGGAGATAGATTTATGAGTTTAGCTAAGAGTCGTCAAATTCATAATGTCTGTACACCAAATGCACTTACTACATTAAATGAATTCTTAATTGATTATGGCGATGAAGAACTTAAAGCTATGGGTAAAAAGCTTATTACTGAAGAAATAGCTAAGATAGAAAGAGAAGACATAAGAAACATCGTATCTAACAATATGACTGCCTTAGAACGTGGCGAAAGAGATTTATACTTATAA
- a CDS encoding RNA ligase RtcB family protein, with protein sequence MSEIKIIASNKCWIEDIAKRQLEDISKLNGILRIVGLPDLHAGKMPVGLAVETKDIIYPHIIGNDIGCGMTLFKTGISKKKFKKDRWIKCLSEIKDLYDIKTINPYEDECPISNLGTIGSGNHFVEFQCVNEIHNKEKFERLRFSCDDIMMLVHCGSRNYGETILKKFYNKNGIEVGSEKERDYMINHDKALIWAERNREVVSKKIMQSIGISREIEKILSINHNFIEKKEDKFIHRKGAVSTERGAVIIPGSRGSLSYIVMPTENTELSLYSISHGAGRKWPRSICKYRLKNKYNKDTIKQTKLKSHILCNDINLLFQEAPEAYKNIEQVIESLIEYKLIQVVATMKPLITYKG encoded by the coding sequence ATGAGTGAAATAAAAATAATAGCAAGTAATAAGTGTTGGATTGAAGATATAGCAAAGAGACAACTTGAAGATATTTCAAAATTAAATGGAATTTTAAGAATAGTAGGATTGCCTGATTTACATGCAGGTAAAATGCCTGTGGGTTTAGCAGTTGAAACTAAAGACATTATCTACCCACATATAATTGGAAATGATATAGGTTGTGGAATGACTTTATTTAAAACTGGAATCTCTAAAAAAAAATTTAAAAAAGATAGATGGATTAAGTGTCTTTCTGAAATTAAAGATTTATACGATATAAAAACAATAAATCCATATGAAGATGAATGCCCAATATCAAATTTAGGAACTATTGGAAGTGGAAATCATTTTGTAGAATTTCAATGTGTAAATGAAATTCATAATAAAGAAAAATTTGAGCGATTAAGATTTTCATGTGATGACATAATGATGTTGGTTCACTGTGGGTCAAGAAATTATGGAGAAACTATACTGAAAAAATTTTATAATAAAAATGGTATTGAAGTTGGAAGTGAAAAAGAAAGAGACTATATGATAAATCATGACAAAGCTTTAATCTGGGCAGAGCGTAATCGTGAAGTTGTTAGTAAAAAAATTATGCAATCAATAGGTATATCTAGAGAGATTGAAAAAATATTATCTATAAATCATAATTTTATAGAAAAAAAAGAAGATAAGTTCATACATAGAAAAGGTGCTGTTTCAACTGAAAGAGGAGCTGTAATTATACCAGGTTCAAGAGGAAGTTTATCATATATAGTTATGCCTACTGAAAATACAGAGCTGTCTTTATATTCTATATCACATGGAGCAGGTAGAAAATGGCCTCGTTCAATTTGTAAATATCGTCTTAAAAATAAGTATAATAAAGATACTATAAAACAAACTAAACTTAAAAGTCATATTCTATGTAATGATATAAACTTATTATTTCAAGAGGCTCCAGAAGCATATAAAAATATAGAACAAGTTATTGAAAGTTTAATAGAATATAAACTTATTCAAGTAGTGGCAACTATGAAGCCATTAATTACTTATAAAGGGTAA
- a CDS encoding DUF819 family protein, whose translation MIENGFVFCSFLVVFVGGIFYMVDKLKWKIFDVINPMLLIYLGAAILASFGLFAQNEEVGIYQNIITVNFLPLMLVFLLIQCDLRKILKMGPKMLLSFFCATLTFMLGFVIAFIIFKGSMGADSWKVLGAASGSWIGGSSNMIAAANALGVAEEGLSYAILMGSIGYTVWMSVCLMSVKFGSRFNKWTKCDTSFIDEVTAKLEKENKDNTAPTFVELMTLLSVGFGVAAFAQIVSKILPTSGILNETMWVVLVASTISILLGMTKISKLKGSTLVGNVFMYLLLAATGSKANFFGLSEAPVYIMFGLVVVLVHAVSFIGLAKLFKLDLFTCEVGSIANIGGVTTAPMIAGVHNPVLIPVGVLMGLLGNVIGTYCALIVTQILHMLA comes from the coding sequence GTGATTGAAAACGGATTTGTATTTTGTAGTTTTTTAGTTGTATTTGTAGGTGGAATTTTTTACATGGTTGATAAATTAAAATGGAAGATATTTGATGTTATTAATCCAATGCTTTTAATTTATTTAGGGGCTGCTATACTTGCATCATTTGGCTTATTTGCACAAAATGAAGAAGTTGGTATATATCAGAATATAATAACAGTAAATTTTTTACCATTAATGTTAGTATTCCTGTTAATTCAATGTGATTTAAGAAAAATATTAAAAATGGGGCCTAAAATGTTATTATCATTTTTCTGTGCTACATTGACATTTATGCTTGGATTCGTTATAGCTTTTATAATTTTTAAAGGTTCAATGGGCGCAGATTCGTGGAAAGTTCTTGGTGCAGCATCTGGATCATGGATTGGTGGTTCATCAAATATGATTGCAGCAGCTAATGCTTTAGGAGTTGCAGAAGAAGGGCTTAGTTATGCAATACTTATGGGTTCTATAGGATATACAGTATGGATGTCTGTTTGTCTAATGTCTGTAAAATTTGGATCTAGATTCAACAAATGGACAAAATGTGATACAAGTTTTATAGATGAGGTTACAGCAAAGCTTGAGAAAGAAAATAAAGATAATACAGCACCTACATTTGTGGAACTTATGACTTTATTGTCTGTTGGATTTGGAGTTGCAGCATTTGCACAGATTGTATCTAAGATTCTTCCAACTTCAGGTATACTTAATGAGACTATGTGGGTAGTGCTTGTTGCATCTACAATATCAATACTATTAGGTATGACTAAGATATCAAAACTTAAAGGAAGTACATTAGTAGGAAATGTATTTATGTACTTGCTTCTTGCAGCAACAGGAAGTAAAGCAAATTTCTTCGGATTATCAGAGGCTCCTGTTTACATAATGTTTGGATTAGTAGTAGTTCTTGTACATGCTGTTTCATTTATAGGACTTGCAAAACTATTTAAATTAGACTTATTTACTTGTGAGGTAGGAAGTATAGCCAATATAGGTGGGGTAACTACAGCACCTATGATTGCTGGGGTTCATAATCCAGTATTAATCCCAGTAGGTGTACTTATGGGGCTTTTAGGAAATGTTATAGGAACTTATTGTGCTCTTATAGTAACTCAAATATTACATATGTTAGCTTAA
- the hydE gene encoding [FeFe] hydrogenase H-cluster radical SAM maturase HydE — MTKNKIKYFIDKLYSTNSLSFDELLYLIENIDNEEYNFEQNLRNYLYKQASDMRNKHYGNRVYLRGLIELTNYCKNNCYYCGIQSSNKNITRYRLSLDEILECCDIGYKIGYRTFVLQGGEDTYFTDDKICEIVSSIKNKYENCAITLSLGEKSYDSYKKYFLSGADRYLLRHETATDSHYKKLHPPNIELRTRKECLKNLKEIGYQVGAGFMVESPFQSNEDLVRDLLYLKELNPHMVGIGPFIPHHDTIFKDYKHGDLEKTLLMLSITRLLLPKVLLPATTALASINPSGRNAGLLAGCNVIMPNLSPQEFRKQYSLYDNKAFTGQEACEYHQSLEENIKSLGLKVDYSRGDNIEWRRL; from the coding sequence ATGACTAAAAATAAGATTAAATACTTTATAGATAAACTTTACAGCACTAATTCATTAAGCTTTGATGAACTACTATACTTAATAGAAAATATCGACAATGAAGAATATAACTTTGAACAAAATTTGAGAAACTATCTTTACAAGCAAGCTAGCGATATGAGAAATAAACATTATGGAAATAGAGTATACTTAAGAGGACTTATAGAACTTACAAACTACTGCAAAAACAATTGTTACTACTGTGGTATACAATCTTCTAACAAAAATATTACAAGATATCGACTTTCACTAGATGAAATACTCGAATGTTGTGATATAGGTTACAAGATAGGATACAGAACTTTTGTTTTACAAGGTGGTGAAGACACATATTTTACTGATGATAAGATATGTGAGATTGTTTCAAGTATAAAAAATAAATATGAGAATTGTGCTATAACATTATCATTAGGAGAAAAAAGCTATGACTCCTATAAAAAATACTTTTTAAGTGGTGCAGATAGATACCTTTTAAGACATGAAACTGCTACAGATAGCCATTACAAAAAATTACATCCGCCAAACATTGAACTTAGAACTAGAAAAGAATGCCTTAAAAACCTCAAGGAAATTGGTTATCAGGTAGGTGCTGGATTTATGGTTGAGTCACCATTCCAAAGCAATGAGGACCTTGTTCGTGACTTATTATACCTAAAAGAGTTAAATCCTCATATGGTTGGTATAGGACCTTTTATACCACATCATGATACAATCTTTAAAGATTATAAACATGGTGATTTAGAAAAAACACTACTTATGCTTTCAATTACAAGACTTCTACTTCCAAAAGTCTTATTACCTGCTACAACAGCTCTTGCATCTATAAACCCTAGTGGTAGAAATGCAGGTCTTTTAGCTGGTTGTAATGTAATTATGCCAAACCTTTCTCCTCAAGAATTTAGAAAACAATATTCTCTTTATGATAACAAAGCATTTACTGGTCAAGAAGCTTGTGAATATCACCAGAGTTTAGAGGAAAATATCAAGTCTCTAGGACTTAAAGTTGACTACTCTCGTGGTGATAATATTGAATGGAGGCGTTTGTAA
- the hydF gene encoding [FeFe] hydrogenase H-cluster maturation GTPase HydF — MSLNSTPQSIRVHIGLFGKRNAGKSSVINAITNQSAAIVSDIAGTTTDPVFRPMEILPIGPCVLIDTAGLDDVGELGELRISKSLDILEKTDIALLVVDCQIGVSKEDLSLIEKFDDKNIPHILVLNKIDTIKNQSEILNLTKNKVKCPVVSVSSTDKIGIENLKNEIIKVLPKDSNEFKLVSDLIDPNDLVVLVVPIDKAAPKGRLILPQQQVIRDILDTGAISIVTKEDNLKETLSNLSKKPKLVITDSQVFPQVEKDTPKDIPLTSFSILFARQKGDLKELIEGAYALENLKDGDKVLMAEGCTHHRQTDDIGTVKIPNMIRNKTGKNITFEFSSGVSFTEDITEYALVVHCGACMMNRAGMLSRIEKAKSFNVPIVNYGILIAYTKGILERSLELFNY; from the coding sequence ATGAGTCTAAATTCTACTCCACAATCAATAAGAGTACATATAGGTCTCTTTGGCAAAAGAAATGCAGGTAAATCTAGTGTAATAAATGCTATAACAAATCAAAGTGCTGCAATAGTATCAGATATTGCTGGAACTACTACAGACCCAGTATTTAGACCAATGGAAATCCTTCCTATAGGACCTTGTGTTCTTATAGATACTGCTGGTCTTGACGATGTTGGTGAGCTTGGTGAGCTTCGAATAAGCAAATCATTAGATATTTTAGAAAAGACAGACATAGCTTTACTAGTAGTGGATTGCCAAATTGGTGTTTCAAAAGAAGATTTATCACTAATTGAAAAGTTTGATGATAAAAATATACCTCATATTTTAGTACTTAACAAGATTGATACAATTAAAAATCAATCTGAAATTTTAAACTTAACCAAAAATAAAGTTAAGTGTCCAGTTGTTTCTGTCTCATCAACAGATAAAATTGGAATTGAAAATTTAAAAAATGAAATAATAAAGGTTTTACCTAAAGATAGTAATGAGTTTAAATTGGTATCAGATTTAATTGATCCAAATGATTTAGTTGTCTTAGTCGTTCCAATAGACAAGGCTGCTCCAAAAGGTAGACTTATACTTCCTCAACAGCAAGTTATAAGAGATATTTTAGATACTGGAGCAATTTCTATAGTTACAAAAGAAGATAACTTAAAAGAAACTCTATCTAATTTAAGTAAAAAACCTAAGCTTGTTATTACTGACTCTCAAGTATTTCCACAAGTGGAAAAAGATACTCCAAAAGACATTCCTCTTACATCTTTTTCCATATTATTCGCTAGACAAAAAGGAGACCTTAAAGAATTAATTGAGGGTGCCTATGCTTTAGAAAATTTAAAAGATGGTGACAAGGTCTTGATGGCTGAAGGTTGCACTCATCACAGACAAACTGATGATATTGGAACAGTTAAAATCCCTAATATGATTAGAAATAAAACTGGTAAAAATATTACTTTTGAATTTAGTTCTGGAGTATCCTTCACTGAAGATATAACTGAATATGCACTTGTAGTTCATTGTGGAGCTTGTATGATGAATAGAGCTGGAATGTTATCTAGAATAGAAAAGGCAAAATCTTTCAATGTACCTATTGTAAACTATGGTATTTTAATAGCATATACAAAAGGTATTTTGGAAAGATCACTTGAACTTTTCAATTACTAA
- a CDS encoding VanW family protein, whose product MSRSTTRVSKLGKEKKRTFMIVLAVLAVAIGVSTYFFNNKVLYNGKIAKNVYIEDINVSDMTKEEALKAITDKYTPEDMNLTYDGKDYKISPNDIDLKYNTEEVVKNAYESTKKSSYLQNLKKYIDIRINKLDLKIESGYDEAKLSAQVSSIADSINVKMKNASVSVGNGGLNYTESVIGREFDLASNKESIYNMIKNKEHKPLELKVNLQKPDITTEQVKSVNSVIGQYSTTYSQSVSGRAYNVALSARKTSDVLLMPGEEFSYNKLTGPSNKANGYKDAPVIVYGKLEQSAGGGVCQTSSTVYNAALLSGMEITQVTNHSSASTYVPRGRDATVSDGGLNLKFKNPYNHPVYIKNYAGGGSVSSIVYGNSGDKPNISIEVKTTGKDKYSTYRVYKDSNGKVIKREHIANSSYKELKK is encoded by the coding sequence ATGAGCAGAAGTACAACAAGGGTTTCAAAATTAGGAAAAGAAAAAAAACGAACTTTCATGATAGTATTAGCAGTTTTAGCTGTAGCAATAGGTGTGTCTACTTATTTTTTTAACAACAAAGTTCTATATAATGGGAAAATAGCTAAAAATGTATATATAGAAGATATAAACGTATCTGATATGACCAAAGAAGAAGCATTAAAAGCCATAACAGATAAGTATACTCCAGAAGATATGAATCTTACTTATGATGGAAAAGATTATAAAATATCTCCAAATGATATTGATTTAAAATATAACACAGAAGAAGTTGTAAAAAATGCTTATGAAAGTACAAAGAAAAGTTCTTACCTTCAAAACTTAAAAAAATATATTGATATAAGAATAAATAAGTTAGACCTAAAAATAGAATCTGGATATGATGAGGCAAAACTGAGTGCTCAAGTATCTTCAATAGCAGACAGTATCAATGTGAAAATGAAAAATGCTTCAGTTAGTGTTGGAAATGGTGGATTAAATTACACAGAGTCTGTTATAGGTAGAGAATTTGACCTAGCATCAAATAAAGAATCTATATACAACATGATAAAAAATAAAGAGCATAAGCCTTTAGAACTCAAAGTAAATCTTCAAAAACCAGATATAACAACAGAACAAGTAAAATCTGTGAATTCTGTTATAGGTCAATATTCAACAACATATTCTCAATCTGTATCAGGTAGAGCATATAATGTGGCATTGTCAGCAAGAAAAACTAGTGATGTTTTACTAATGCCAGGTGAAGAGTTTTCATATAATAAGCTTACAGGGCCTAGTAATAAAGCTAATGGTTATAAAGATGCACCAGTTATAGTTTATGGGAAATTAGAGCAATCAGCAGGTGGAGGTGTCTGCCAAACATCTTCAACAGTATATAATGCAGCCCTTCTTTCAGGAATGGAAATAACACAAGTTACAAATCACTCATCTGCATCTACTTATGTACCAAGGGGTAGAGATGCTACAGTAAGTGATGGAGGATTAAATTTAAAATTTAAGAATCCGTATAACCACCCTGTATATATTAAAAATTATGCAGGTGGAGGAAGTGTATCATCCATAGTATATGGTAATTCTGGTGATAAACCAAATATATCTATAGAAGTAAAAACCACTGGAAAAGATAAATATTCTACATATAGAGTGTATAAGGACTCAAATGGAAAAGTCATAAAAAGAGAACATATAGCAAATAGTTCTTATAAAGAATTGAAAAAATAG
- a CDS encoding protein kinase, translating into MTGLNFIGNRYEVVNSDDVLEINKIYKARDVFYRKNVLIKVIKHNNYICEDFVSNLIDESTALDEINSPYILKIIDVGIHCTEEATLYYIVSEDFDGIGLDELILGNYLHLEAIINIMIQVLKALEMIHRNYSYHGSLKSSSIMVNTEYNIKICDFGITKANNGVNTRSYGNRKYLCPHQLCINYTDRESDFFATGLILFESIFKKLPFGEANSEEKMLQLIDKGLDWNSIRAINGNIELINVIKRLLGRNNKYTRANDIIVDLSKVMYEKAYIEVEDKVEEEPKKIVQVKKEDKSKVRRKLHKKIVVAGLAIVMISMIIIGSII; encoded by the coding sequence GTGACAGGGTTGAATTTTATAGGCAATAGGTATGAGGTAGTAAATTCTGATGACGTTTTAGAAATTAACAAAATCTATAAGGCTAGGGATGTTTTTTACAGAAAAAATGTGTTAATAAAAGTTATAAAACATAATAACTATATTTGTGAAGATTTTGTATCAAATTTAATTGATGAAAGTACTGCTTTAGATGAAATAAACTCTCCTTATATACTAAAAATAATTGATGTTGGGATTCATTGTACAGAAGAAGCAACATTATATTATATTGTAAGTGAAGACTTTGATGGTATTGGCTTAGATGAATTAATTCTAGGTAATTATCTTCATCTAGAAGCAATTATAAATATAATGATACAAGTTTTAAAGGCTTTGGAAATGATACATAGAAATTATTCATATCATGGAAGTTTAAAATCGAGTAGTATAATGGTGAATACAGAATATAATATTAAAATTTGTGATTTTGGAATTACAAAAGCAAATAATGGAGTAAATACAAGAAGTTATGGAAATAGAAAGTATTTATGTCCACATCAACTATGTATAAACTATACTGATAGAGAGAGTGATTTTTTTGCAACAGGTCTTATTTTATTTGAGTCTATATTTAAGAAATTACCTTTTGGAGAAGCAAATTCAGAAGAAAAAATGTTACAATTAATTGATAAAGGATTAGATTGGAATAGTATAAGAGCAATTAATGGGAATATAGAACTTATAAATGTTATAAAAAGACTACTTGGCAGAAATAATAAGTATACTAGAGCTAATGATATTATTGTTGACCTTAGCAAGGTAATGTATGAAAAAGCATATATAGAGGTTGAAGATAAAGTAGAAGAAGAACCAAAAAAAATTGTTCAGGTTAAAAAAGAAGATAAAAGCAAAGTGAGAAGAAAATTACATAAAAAAATAGTTGTTGCTGGTTTAGCGATAGTTATGATTTCAATGATTATTATAGGTTCTATAATATAA
- a CDS encoding iron-only hydrogenase system regulator, translated as MKKVAVISAILEEPKECQLKFNEVVSTFKGIIKGRMGIPCEEEGVSIVCIAVVGEMDIINSLTGKLGNIPHVSVKTSISKKEI; from the coding sequence ATGAAAAAGGTTGCGGTTATAAGTGCTATTTTGGAAGAACCAAAAGAATGTCAGCTTAAATTTAATGAAGTTGTATCAACTTTTAAAGGTATTATTAAAGGTAGAATGGGAATTCCTTGTGAAGAAGAAGGTGTCTCAATTGTATGTATAGCAGTTGTTGGCGAAATGGATATTATCAATAGTTTGACTGGTAAATTGGGAAATATACCTCATGTATCTGTAAAAACTAGTATATCAAAAAAAGAAATTTAA
- a CDS encoding M42 family metallopeptidase, translating to MNLNLTNTINLMKKYLDIPSPAGYTENAVLESKKDFETLGLNTTLTKKGALIATLPGDDDSNQITISAHMDTLGAMIKEISPDGTLKYHKVGGGCWAAIEGENCTVITRKGKKIRGSVVFKYASTHIYGQTKAASERNEETMIIRLDEKVFNKQDVLDLGISVGDFVCLDHRFEATESGFIKSRYIDNKAAVAMVLEIARYFKDNNLAPKHTTNFYISNYEEIGHGVSKALPEKTKEFVAIDIAPTGPSQTSSEHGVTIVAKDNLSLYDFNLRNKLVDVAEDNNLDYAVDVFTFYGSDASEAIRWGEDVQIACVGPGTNNSHHYERTHIEAIENTLKLLINYMLKK from the coding sequence ATGAATTTAAATTTAACTAATACTATAAATTTAATGAAGAAGTATCTTGATATACCAAGTCCAGCTGGATATACTGAAAATGCAGTTTTAGAAAGCAAAAAGGATTTTGAAACTTTAGGTCTTAATACTACTCTTACAAAAAAAGGTGCACTTATAGCTACTCTTCCTGGTGATGATGATTCAAATCAAATAACAATATCTGCACACATGGATACACTTGGTGCTATGATAAAAGAAATATCACCAGATGGTACTCTTAAATACCATAAAGTTGGTGGTGGTTGTTGGGCCGCTATAGAGGGTGAAAATTGTACTGTTATAACTAGAAAAGGTAAAAAAATCAGAGGAAGTGTTGTGTTTAAATACGCTTCTACTCATATATATGGACAGACAAAAGCTGCATCTGAAAGAAATGAAGAAACAATGATTATTAGACTTGATGAAAAAGTATTTAATAAACAGGATGTCTTAGATTTAGGAATAAGTGTTGGAGATTTTGTATGTCTAGACCACCGTTTTGAAGCTACAGAATCTGGGTTTATAAAATCTAGATATATAGACAATAAAGCAGCTGTAGCAATGGTTCTTGAAATAGCTAGATACTTTAAGGACAACAACTTAGCGCCTAAGCACACTACTAACTTTTATATAAGTAATTATGAGGAAATTGGACATGGTGTCTCTAAAGCTTTACCTGAAAAAACTAAAGAATTTGTAGCAATAGACATAGCACCTACTGGACCAAGTCAAACATCTAGTGAACATGGTGTAACTATAGTTGCAAAAGATAACTTATCTCTATATGATTTTAATTTAAGAAATAAACTTGTAGATGTTGCAGAAGATAATAATTTAGATTATGCTGTCGATGTGTTTACTTTTTATGGTTCAGATGCTTCAGAGGCTATTCGTTGGGGAGAAGATGTTCAAATAGCTTGTGTTGGCCCTGGAACAAATAATAGCCACCACTATGAAAGAACTCATATAGAAGCAATTGAAAATACTCTAAAACTTCTTATAAACTATATGCTAAAAAAATAA